ggtgtgacCTTGTTCCACTGTCTGAGGGAGTACGACAGCCAGGCTTTACTGGGAGAGGTCAAGTTCTACCTGAACAACGGCTTCTCTCCGTTCCATGAGTTCTCGGAAACACATTGGAATTATATGATGCAGAGGACCAGCCTTTTTGAAGGGATGAGGGAGAGTTTTGAGATGAAGTTGTCCACGAGATGTGATGAGAGACTCCTCAAGCACCTGACGGATATTTTGAAGTCCAAGAAAGCCATGTATGTTTGCATTTACACCCATTGGGCCAACAGTGAATTCCTACACAGAAGAAAAATTAGTACAAGTATAAAAAGTGTGCTTCCAATATGTACATGTTTCACATATGGATACCTAACATTCTTAAACGCCCCTAAAACTAAACCGTATCTTACATCTCTGATTTgttcttgtgtttttattacCCATTGATTGCTGGGATCCACCAGTGTTTTCCACATTTTACAAGATCACTCCTACCaagatgttattatatattttaaagtaatTCATCTTCAGTTTCTGTACTGTTTTTAGATACTTGTTGATGTTACTGTGTATCTCCATTTCACTTAATCTGAACTTCTTCTGCTCACAGCCATTTGATTCCTTTTCACACAACAGAACAACTGCCCTTATATGGTGTTTATGGGGCGTTACCTATGCTAAAGACAATATTGATAATCTGCCATACGCATTCAATTTGTTATCACATAGATACATCATTCAGCGGATATGGTCTGTCTGGAATTTAAGAGATAATATTAGAAATTGAAGAGTGTTTATTGAGGCCTTTTGTTGAGGcctattgatttatatatatatattgatttatatatacatacatttattaatatacatatttatgtatatatatattctctatcATTTTATATGGGCATGAGGACTGAAGAAAAGATTATGAGTGTTTATACTCTGAAGGAGTGCACTGTACATCCAAGAACAAGTCAGTTAAATAATGAATTTCTTATGTGCTATAAttggtgttgtgttttgtttatttttctcaatTCAATCCATCCCATAAAGTCCCATCTCCTTGCAGGCTGCGATTCTCCAACCTGACCGATAAATGTTGTCCAGCCTTAGCGGCAATCTTGAGCACAAAAGAGTCCTACCTGAGGGAGCTGGACCTCGGATACAACACCATCAGTGACGATGGAGTCAAGGAGCTTGTGGAGGGGCTGAGTGACCAAAACTGCCGGCTGAAGATCGTAAGGCTGCCGGGCTGTGGAATAACCTCGCATGCCTGTGAATTCCTGGCCACGGCCCTGAGACGGTCCCTGAAACTCCAAGAGTTGGATCTCAGCGTGAATGAAATAGGAGATGACGGAATGAAACATCTGGCAGATGGTTTGAGATCTCCTGAATGCAAGATAGAAACACTGAGGTAAGAGTAACTCAAACTTAATGTGTTGATTATAGACAGTTGGCTTTAACAATGTTCTGCGCATGTAGCatttctgttttgttgtttgaTCATTTTTCTCACAGACTATCACAGTGCAACATTGAGCAAAAGGGCTGCTATCATCTGGCCTCAGCTCTGCAGAAGAACTCCACCAACCTGAAAGTGTTGGATCTGAGCATCAACATGGTCGGAGACAAAGGCGCCATTGAACTCTTTAAGAAATGTGATATATCGAAGCTTACAAAGCTGGAGTGAGTGTGACCTCAGAAATGCATCCCCTTCATCTTGCCAACATGCATGAATACACGTCCAATTAACATGTGTCTTTGGCAGGATGTACCACTGCGGCCTCACTGTGTTAAGCTGCAGAGGAATCGGCGAAGCTCTGAAGTTCGAAAACAGCAACCTGGCTGAGCTCAATTTGAGCAACAACAACTTGAAAGACGCAGGTTTTGAGCTCATCTGCAAGGGCATGTACGCGTGGTGTAGTTTGGAAAAACTCAAGTGAGAATGCCTTGCTCCAATATTTCTCCTTTGATTACTTGctgactgaaataaaaatgtttggaTAGAAGAATAAAATGTGTCACTCCTAAATTCAAATGAAAGACTTCATTCGATGCTCATGTCCTGataactttaaaatgttttctttatttccctTCAGTGTGTCGAGATGTGGAATCACTGGACAGGGTTGCAGTTATCTGGCGACTGTGCTGTGTTCAGTCTCCCAGCTCTACAGGGGGTCGTTGAGAAAAACCGACTGGCAAGCAGTGGAGCTGGAACACCTGGACCTCAGCATGAACTGCCTCAGAGACAACGGAGCCAAAGAAATCTCATCTGGACTGAAGAATCCACTGAGTCATCTGAAAACGCTCAAGTAAATCTTTTTGCTTTATTGGGGACCAATAAGTTGCGTTTAGTTGTGTACTTATTCCACCGCTTAGCTGTGTAGAAAACAAGAGAAGGAACAGAAGCGATTGTTGTGTTATGGTGTGAACAGCCATGCTACTGCTCCCTCTTGACATGGGTTTGTGTCCAGTGTGAACCCGACTGAAGCTCCTCCAGCCAAAACATTCCTAACTATCTGATATCCTCCAATGAAAACTTCCCCTGGAATGCAACCGGGATATCCGTGTCGGTGTGTTATGTTATCTCTCTGTACTCTCAATCCTTTTTTAGAGCCTCTGAAAGGGTTGGAGAAGGAAACTAACTACTTacttgcagggttcgtacggtcatggaaaacctggaaaagtcatggaatttaaaaatgccCATTTCCAGGCccggaaaagtcatgtaaaaaacttaaatcataaaagttttggaaaagtcatggaaatttgttataatcacatgtttatttacgccgagtttgaaataattaatgttttttaaagaaagacgctcaaaatataagccggcatacgctctcaatatgcaacattttctaaaatgttcatgtatataccgagatttcagtttggtcatggaaatttggttaaaagtcatggaaatccattggtcaaaatgtgtaagaaccctgtactTGACTGTTTGCCCTCCTTGAAGCGGTACAGCAGGGGGTCAGCCAAGAGAACTTGTGAAGAGTCAACAGCCTCCTGGTCAGGAGCACCACAGAGCTACATCCCTTCTTGCTGAACATTTTGACAGTGGGCACAAAGTTGCTTGTTTCCATGGACTTAACTGGTCCATTAAGGCAGATGATCTTAAAACACGACAAACATTTTCTGTTGAACAACATATTCCTCCCCCAGCTGTGTCTGCAGTTGCTTTAACACATCTCCGAGAAAGATTGTTATACTGGACAACTTTTAATGCTTACTGTCTGGAACATGTTGCTCGATGCTGCCAGTAATACAGAAGTCcccaatttaattatttttaaacgtTAGTCTTCATTACACAAATGTTGAAATAATGGAGCAGTATGCTAGAGTGTGATTTCTGTCCCGTTTCAGCCTGAGCGACTGCAGCCTGACTGAGGACTGTTGTCCAGAGCTCGCGTCAGGGCTCGCTTCAAAGGAGAGCGTTATCGGGGAGCTGGACCTGTCGGGCAATAACCTTCAAGATAAGGGAGTGAAGAAACTCTGTGTGGGACTCAGAAGCCCTCAATGTAAACTTGAGAAGTTGTCGTAAGTTTTTGTTCATTCAGTTCTTTTCAAAGAAGTCCCAAATATTTAGGTTTGTATACCTCTAAAAGACGTTTTGTGAAATTGCAGCATATTTAATTTGTCTTCTCACCAGATTTCTCCATGCTTAGATCTTTTTCGGTTACCGTAtttataatactatatatagtTGGGTTATTACTACATTATAAGCGGTGTGGTGGCTGTCAGGCTTTGATGCATGCTATGGAGATGTACAGTAAGCTGGAGGCTTCTCTATGGAGAGGCCCGCTCTGAAGCCCCGCCAGATGGATCGGTGTGTTCGAAAGGCTCTATCACCGTATAGTCCATATTTTGATCCTTATTGTCAGGTTAACTAAACAATGGTTAATTATGCAACGACCACATGATACATTGCCTATGATGGGTCATTTCTAAATGGCGTAGGGGGTAAAGTGGTTCTGTTTTTCTTCAGGCTGAGCACCTGTGGCCTGACCTCGAAGAGCATTCCGTTCCTGACCGCTGCCCTGAAGTCAAACCCCAAACATCTGGCGGAGCTGCATCTGATGGGCAACAATCTGGAAGACTCGGGAATCAGAGTGCTTCTGGAACTAACAACGAACCAGAAATACTGCCTCAATACAATAGAGTGAGTACGGTTATCGTTGATCTGCGTTATCAATAATAATTCACAGGGTAGATTTAATGTCTCACTTATGAAGCAGTAAAATAAGCTAATATTTGCATCTGTGTGCtcgtagtaataataataatacatttattttatacggcgcctttcaaggcactcaaggtcgccgtacaacacattcaaacagTTACAGTTCAGACAACCGGAAACATCTGCTCTGAGTTCTCCTCTGCTCTTGGATTCAATGAGTCTCGCTCTAAAATTGAAGAAcatgtatgccctggtgtatatttggagggcttttctcccatcaaccgtgaccaattattttcaacggtttctacttctaacacgtctaccctctggaccccatcccgacccGAGGCTGCTTTTAAGACGCTTTTTTAATTATTGGCTATTTATCATTTAGTCTTATGCTATGTCTGGGCCAcacaccacactccttcaagtgCTGTTATTTAAACACTCCCCTCCTCTGGATCAGAAGGGATCagatcataatagtttatttgagaaatttcaatcaggatttagaaaacaccactctctgtcctggtcttgttagacccatcctgttacagagactgggcactaatttggtttaaattatcagatcgatctcagtttgtatttgtgttccacaaggttctgtggaccaattttatttaccttatacatgcttcctttgaactttcattgttatgcagatgacactcaactatatttatcgataaaaccaaaCATGGATGAccgatcaattatctggtgatgtggattctgtagacggcattgccctggcatccaacaccactgtaaagaatcttaggactgcattctttcatctacgtaatatttcaaaaatcaggcatcttgtctcaaaagatgcagaaaattggttgactggattactgcaaccagttgatccagaatgctgcagctcgtgttctcactaaaactaagaaaagagatcacatcactcctgcactagctgctctgcactggctcccagtaaaatcaagaatcacttttaaaattcttctcttaacctacaaagccttgattggtgatgctccatcatatcttaaggagcttgtaaaGTAGAatagtagacttaagaccttcctctttgacagagcttatagttaccttgatatgctgctataggcttatagctgtttttctctccttaaggatgaattttcatctctcaatcacacgttactaactctgctttctccctatctgcct
The nucleotide sequence above comes from Pseudoliparis swirei isolate HS2019 ecotype Mariana Trench chromosome 24, NWPU_hadal_v1, whole genome shotgun sequence. Encoded proteins:
- the LOC130189684 gene encoding NACHT, LRR and PYD domains-containing protein 14-like, producing the protein MLTSTTPPARLGTTASVMDLQSCLKTTLKKKYQKLNEDSSEKFLFPSRLCNRKLKHDYLLSNLHQHEFRYVDNSDLHSWAFYETVPLADILSCECKHNSSQKTVVTLGVCGVGKTTTVRSCALEWAEGKGYRDIKLLFPLTFWELNLLRSKLSLIELLHTFYPELKELDFSCLNENNVWFVLDGLDEYHRPLNFCCPTVTDASEVSTVDNIVTSLIRGNLLPSAHIWITSRVAAMNQIPSCHVLKVTAVQGFSHEQKEQLFGRVMGNEDLANKAFNHVKISRSLNFLCQIPAICMIMANVLKDHLKPETGYTINPLNLTQMYTNLVKASNPDIVAKLKKLALRRLGTAHVMYESEFRESDLSVEEASTFSKECPLALREETGLRNTTVFRFGHSSIEEFLAASAELDRFETGPAYSNHCLGLVDQVVQHADGKKDVFLRFIFGLLKERGMLEPTDPLFEQTKKKILQNILSYSGVTLFHCLREYDSQALLGEVKFYLNNGFSPFHEFSETHWNYMMQRTSLFEGMRESFEMKLSTRCDERLLKHLTDILKSKKAMLRFSNLTDKCCPALAAILSTKESYLRELDLGYNTISDDGVKELVEGLSDQNCRLKIVRLPGCGITSHACEFLATALRRSLKLQELDLSVNEIGDDGMKHLADGLRSPECKIETLRLSQCNIEQKGCYHLASALQKNSTNLKVLDLSINMVGDKGAIELFKKCDISKLTKLEMYHCGLTVLSCRGIGEALKFENSNLAELNLSNNNLKDAGFELICKGMYAWCSLEKLNVSRCGITGQGCSYLATVLCSVSQLYRGSLRKTDWQAVELEHLDLSMNCLRDNGAKEISSGLKNPLSHLKTLNLSDCSLTEDCCPELASGLASKESVIGELDLSGNNLQDKGVKKLCVGLRSPQCKLEKLSLSTCGLTSKSIPFLTAALKSNPKHLAELHLMGNNLEDSGIRVLLELTTNQKYCLNTIDVSAD